The genomic window CCAGGGCGGCAGGCGATGCGCCAACGTGTGCGCGAAGCCGCGTCCGGCTGGGATGGGGGGGATCCGTTCCGCGCGCTCGAGAGGTAGGCTAAACTGGGTACGAAGAAAAGACGTCATCTGTTCGCGCTGCAAATTTTTCTTCGCTATTAAAAATAAAATACATGTTTCTACGGGAGGATGGCTAGATATGGCTATGAAATTGTTGATGCTGGCATTCGGCATTGTTGCTGCTGCCTTCACCGGTTCGACAGAATCCCAAGCCCAGTCGACTTTTCCCAAGCAGCCAATCAAGCTGATCTATCCCTTCGGCGCCGGTTCGGCGATGGACACCTCATGGCGCCATGCGGCAGCGATCGCCGGCAAGATTCTCGGCCAACCCGTCGTCATCGAGAATCAGCCGGGCGCGTCCGGCCAGATCGGCTTCCGCGCCATGGCGGCCGCGAAGCCCGATGGGTATACTTTAGGAGTTCCGTCGAACTCCGTGCTGGTGACGCAGCCTCTTTACGACCTCGCCTGGACCATCAAGCCCGGAGTAAATTATGAGCCGGTCATCTTTGGCGTATCGGCCGAGCAGTATCTCTTCGCCAATGCCAACGTGCCCTACAACGACGTCGCCGGCCTGATCGCCTACGCGAAGGCTAATCCGGGAAAGGTGAATTTCGCGAATACCGGCGTAGGGACGACAGCTCATCTGGGGGCTGAGGCTTTGGCCGCGGCCGCCGGCATAGATGTGACACATATCTCGTACAATGGCATGGCGCCGGCTCTTCCCGACCTCCTGTCCGGTACGGTGGATCTGCTGTTTGCCTCGGGCTTCTTCCAGGAACACGCCGATTCTGGCGCGATGAAGGTGATCGGGAATTCCGGCAGAACCCGCGGCAAGCAGTTCCCCAATGCTCCCCTGCTAAGCGAGACACCAGGACTGGAAGGCTTCTCGATCGCCGCCTGGACAGGCCTTGTCGCGCCAATGGGCACGCCTCCGGAAGTCATCGAACGGCTGCGTGAAGCGTTCAAGAAAACACTGGATTCCCCAGAGTTCCTTAGCCAGGCAGAGAAGATCGGTCAAAACGTCGAGACCCTCGGACCTGTCGAGTTCAAAGCGATGATCCTGCGCGAAACAGACATCTTGCGCCCGATCGTCAAGGCTGCTGGCCTCAAGAAATAGCGGAAATGACAATCCGAGGCTGCGTGATCGCCGCCTCTGTGCTCAGATCAGACAGTGAGGCGCTTTCGATTTTGATTTCTGCGTCGCGGAGACAGCCTTCATGGGCCGATCGCAGGCCCAAGGGCCCCTCTCGAACCTGCCTCTGGTAAAAGGAAAAGGAATGGCGCGATTTCTGCGTTCTCGAGACTTTCTCGCCGGAGGGATGTTTGTTTTCCTGGGGCTGGCTGCGATCGCATTGCGGGGTCCTAACCTGGAAATTGGGACCGCCAACCGTATGGGTCCCGGCTATCTGCCTATGGTCATCGCAGCTGGGCTGATCGTCATCGGCGCAGTCACCATCTGGCTGTCCTTCAGCGGCAAGTCCGAGCCCATCGAGCGGCTCAATCTTCGCCCCGCTTTCATGGTGATCGGCGCGCTTCTCTGCTTCGCGGTGTTGATTGACCGGGCGGGACTTGTCCTGACGCTCATACCAACAGTTTTCCTCTGCGCCTATGCCTCGCCCGAAGCGAAGTTCCGCGAGGCCGCAGGGCTCACTTTATTTCTGATCGCCCTCACGTCTCTTGTATTCATCTATGCGATACGCCTTCCCATAAAGTTGCTGCCATGATGAATGATGTTCTTGCCAACCTTTCGCTTGGACTTTCGGTCGCTGTCAGCCCCGTGAATTTGGCATTCTGTTTCGTTGGAACCTTGGCTGGAACGCTTGTCGGAATCCTTCCCGGAGTGGGACCGCTTGCCACGATTTCCATGCTTCTGCCACTGACCTTCGTTCTTGATCCGACCACAGCTCTGATCATGCTGGCTGGCATCTACTATGGCGCGCAATATGGTGGATCCACGACCGCTATTCTTCTCAACGTGCCCGGCGAGGCCTCTTCGGTCGTCACATGTATCGAGGGCAACAAGCTCGCGCAGCAGGGCCGAGCCGGGGCGGCCCTGGCAATCGCGGCTCTCGGCTCGTTCTTCGCCGGCACAATTGCGGCTGCTGTGATCTTTCTGCTCAGCCCACCGCTGGCCAAGTTGGCATTGGCATTTCGCCCTGCGGACTATACGAGCCTGATGGCTTTCGGCCTTCTTTGCTCGGTCGTGCTCGCCAGCGGCTCGATGATCAAATCGATCGGGATGGTGTTGGTGGGGCTGCTCTTTGGGCTCGTCGGCACGGATGTGAACTCAGGCGTGATGCGCTACACCCTCGACATCGATCATCTGGCGGGTGGCATTGGCGTCGTCGCCATTGCGATGGCGCTGTTCGGCATCAGCGACATCATCGCCAACCTTGAGCGTCCGGGACAGATGGCAATCGGGACCACGGCAAAGGTTGGCCGGCTTTGGCCCTCTCGCAAGGACTTCCGCGAGGCGGCATTCCCGGTTTTGCGCGGCACTGGCATCGGTAGCATTCTTGGGGTGCTGCCGGGAGGTGGCGCTATGCTCAGTTCTTTTGCGTCCTATATGGTGGAGAAGCGCCTCGCCGGCCCGAATTCCAGATTCGGAAACGGCGCGATTCAAGGGCTAGCCGGTCCAGAATCGGCCAACAACGCTGGCGCGCAAACTTCATTGATCCCCTTGTTGACGCTCGGCGTTCCTGGCAACGCGCTAATCGCCTTGATGGCAGGCGCCATGATGATTCACGGCATTATGCCTGGTCCGCAGATCATGACCCGCGAGCCAGGGTTGTTCTGGGGTCTGATTGCCTCGATGTGGATCGGCAATCTCATGCTGGTGATTATCAATCTGCCATTGATCGGGATCTGGGTATCCCTGCTGAGGGTGCCTTATAGACTTTTGTTTCCTGCAATCGTGGTCCTCTGCGCCGTTGGCGCGTATGGTGTAAACAACTCTCCTTTCGAAGTCCTCCTGATGGCCATATTCGCTGGGGTCGGCTTCCTTTTCCGCAAACTCGGCTGCGAGGCCGCGCCCCTAATTCTTGGCTTCATCTTGGGGCCCATGATGGAAGAGAACCTGCGCCGCACTTTGATCCTGTCGCGCGGTGACTGGCTTGTCTTCCTGCGCGAGCCGATCAGCGCGACTTTCCTGGCAGCGAGCGTGGTGCTGGCGCTGATGTTTGTGCTTCCAACCCTACGCCGTGGGCGACAGGACGCATTCCAAGAGGAATAAAACCAAGGCAGACGTTCGGCCTAGCCGCTGCGGTGCTTGGCAACATTCAGGAAACCATTCGCCCTGCGCAGAAAATGAACTGTGATTCATAATTCAAAACTGGGCTGATCATAAGCGGCCCGCGGTGAGGGAAGACAGGTGGAAAGCGGGAAATACAAAGATCTCTTTCGCCGGATGCTTATCGTGAGGCAGGCTGAGGAGGCACTACGAAAGCTCTTTGCCGATGGCCTCGTCCCCGGCTTCGTGCATCTTTCAATTGGCCAGGAAGCCGTGCCCGTGGGCGTTTCTGACAACCTGCGAGACACCGACACCGTCTCCTCTAATCATCGCGGCCATGGGCACACGATCGCCAAGGGTGTGGATCTGAAGGCCTTCTTTGCCGAAGTGCTCGGACGAGCCGACGGCCTGTGCAAGGGACGTGGCGGGTCGATGCATGTCGCGGATCTCTCCAAGGGCATGTTGGGTGCTAACGGGATTGTCGGTGCCGGGCTGCCTATAACGACGGGAAGTGCCCTTGCCCTTAAGCTCCGCGGAAAAGGCGATGTCGCCGTCGTGTATTTCGGCGATGGCGCGCTCGCGGAAGGCCTATTGCACGAGTGCTTCAACATCGCAGCCCTGTGGAAGCTACCTGTGTTGTTCGTGTGCGAAAATAATGGCTGGTCTGAATTCAGCCCCACCTCCCGTCAGATTTCGTTCACGCTGGCAGCCCTCACGAAGGCCTTCGGCATGACCTACGAAGAAGTTGACGGCAATAAAGTCTCCGAAGTGACGCGTGTTGCAGGAAACCTGATTTCCGGCATGCGCATCGCAGCTCATCCTGTCGTCCTTGAATGCCGAACCACCCGGTTCCGCGGCCATTTTGAGGGAGACAGCCAAAACTACCGCGACGAAGGCGAACTTCAAGAAATTGTAAGTCGAGATCCATTGCTTCTGGCACGCGAGGAGATGATTGCGCTCGGTATTGCGGCTTTGTGGTTCGATGAAGTCGAGACTGAAGTCGGCAGCGAGGTCGAAGCCGCTCTAGCCGCCGCGCTCGCTGCACCGCTTCCCGCCATCTCGGAGATCACTGCTGATGTCTATACAACGGCGTGGAGGTGACGGTGGCGGAAGTTCGTTTCATTAGGGCAATCAACCAAGCACTGTCCGATGCGATGGAGGCCGATCCGTCGGTCATCCTGCTGGGCGAGGATATCGGGGCAGCGGGGGGATCATTCAAGGCGACCCGGGGTCTGCTCGAGAGGTTCGGCCCGGACCGCGTCTATGACACGCCCATTTCAGAAGCGGCCATCACGGGCATGGCCGTCGGCGCGGCGATGACCGGCCTGAAGCCAATACTCGAAATCATGTTCATGGATTTCGTCACGCTCTCGATGGACATGCTGGTGAACCAAGCGGCCAAGGCACGGTCGATGTTCGGCGGACAGTGCTCGGTTCCAATGGTGCTGCGGATGCCTCACGGCGGGGGCTTGAACGCCGGGCCGCAACATTCTCAGTGCCTCGAAGCCTGGTTCGCGCATGTCCCAGGCCTGAAGGTCGTCTGTCCATCGACTCCCGCCGACGCCTATGGATTGCTCCGTGCGGCGATCGCCGATCCGGATCCAGTGATCTTCGTCGAGAACAAGGCGCTTTACGCCCTGAAGGGTGATCTTCCCGACATCCCGGAAAGCGCCGATATCGGTGTAGCGCAGATCGTACGGCCCGGCGAGGACGTGACTGTGGTCGCCTATGGGGCCGCGGTCGCCTGGGCTGAGACGGCTGCCGAGACCATGGCGGGGGAAGGAATCAGCGTCGAGATCCTCGACCTGCGTTCTATTCAGCCCTGGGATGAGGCTGCAGTGCTACGAAGCCTGGCGAAAACTCACAATCTCGTCGTGGCGCACGAGGCCGTCGGGCCCTTCGGAGTGGGCGCTGAAATCGTCGCCCGTGTAGCTGACATCGGCTTCGATGATCTCGACGGGCCTATCGTGCGCGTTGCCGCGCCCTTCGCACCCTCTCCTTTCGGAAAATCTCTTGAAGATGCCTATCGGCCAACCGCGAGCGACATAGTCGCCGCGATCCGCCGGTCGCTCAGTTGAGGCAGACATGACTGACCAACCCATCATCCTCACAGTCGACGGCCCCGTTGCCACGGTGACCATCAACAGACCCGCATCTCTTAACGCGCTTGATATGCCCACAATCGCAGCGATGAACGTTGCGCTGGATACGATCGAACGGGACGATACACTGCGCGTCGTCGTCTTCACGGGAAAGGGGCGGGCCTTTGTCGCCGGCGGCGATATCGCCGATCTAAATTCCCGGACGGGGCTGCCTCACTACTTCGAGTTTGCGGAAGCCATCCACAAACTATTCCGCCGGATCGAGACCTTCGACAAGCCCACCATCGGCGCGATCAATGGCTTCGCGCTCGGCGGTGGCACAGAACTCATCCTCGCCCTCGATATTCGCATCCTGTCCGAAGACGCCAAACTGGGACTGCCCGAGATCAAGCTTGGCTTGTTTCCCGGAGCGGGCGGGTCGCAGCGCATCATCCGCCAGCTGCCACTGTGCAGGGCCAAGGAGATCATGTTCGCTGGGGACATGCTCACGCCGCAAGAAGCGGTCGCCATCGGCTTGGCTAACCGCGTCGTCCCGGCAGAAGATCTGGCCGCGGTTGTCGCGGAACTGGCCGGAAAGATCGCCGAGAAGTCTCCTTTAGTCCTGAAACTTCTGAAGCGGACAATTTCTGACGGCGGGGACATGCCACTCGCCGCCGCTCTGCGTCATGAGCAGGCGATGATCGGTCTGGTTCTCGACAGCGCCGACGCGCACACAGGCTGCACCGCGTTTCTGGAGAAACGCCCCCCCCGTTTCGAGGGCCGCTGACATGTCCGAACTGGTCATGCCTAAGCTCGGATTGACCATGACCGAAGGCCTCCTGTCGGAATGGCGCTTGTCCCCCGGTGAAAGCTATGTCCCCGGCCAAGTTCTCTACTCCATTGAAACCGAGAAGGTCGCGACGGAGATTGAGGCGGAGACATCGGGGACGCTCGAGCAGATTCTGGTCACCGCGGGTGAAACGGTACCGGTCGGGACCCCCGTTGCGCGGATCATTACACCGGGTGAGGCGGCGCCGCCCCGCACGCAGGCAGACGTGGCGAAAGGGCAGCCTGACCTGGAGCGACCAAAGGGGCCGAGCCTCGACAGCGAAGTTGTCGAAGGCACGCATCGCAACGAGCCGCTCACGAAGGCGGATGTGCTGCGTGTGATCGCCACACCACTGGCGCGCAGGATCGCCGCCGCAAAGGGAATCGATCTGCAGTTGATCCAGGGCTCTGGCGCGCGAGGAAGGATCAAGGCGGCAGATGTGGAAGCCATCTCCCATGAGCCGGCGCCGCAGCCGGACCGTCGGCACGACACGCCCCGCCACGCTGCCACCCGCGAGATCCTGCCGGATGCGACACGCTTAGCCACCGCCCGCCGTGTCACCGCGGCCAAGCGCGACATCCCGCATTTCTACCTGACGCTTGAAGCCGAGGTCAGCGCGCTTTCCGACCTGCGGGAGAGGCTGAACGCGGAGGCCGGCCGCAGCCGGATCTCGGTCACTCACATGCTCGTGAAAGCACTTGGCCTGGCGCTGGCTGAAATGCCGCAAGTGAACCGGATCTGGTCCAACGATAAGATTGTCGCCTTCACCACTGAATCCATCGGCGTCGTTGTGGAAACTCCTGACGGATTGCGCATTCCCGTGCTGCGCGATGTTGGGGATGCGCCGCTCGACCGGATTGCCTCGCTAACTTCCGGCGTCGCGGATCGCGCCCGGAATGGCAGGCTCGGTGTCGCCGACGTAGGGGACAGCGTGATCTCGATCTCGAACGTCGGGATGCATGGCGCGACCAGCCTGACTGCGATCATCAATCCGCCAAATGCCTTGATCCTGGGGGTCGGCGCTGAACGCCAGCTATTTCGCCCGAATGCGAACGGCCAGCCCCATCTATGCCGGGAGCTCAGCCTGACACTCTCCTGCGATCACCGCGTGATCGATGGGGCTGACGCAGCCCGCTTCCTTTCTCATCTCGTGGGAGTGATCGAGCAGCCAATCCGGCTCCTGCGTCCTCCCCGCCGCCCCCAATAGGATCGAATAGAGATGGATTTTGCTCTCAGCGACGAACAGAAAATGATCGTGGAGACGGCCCGCCGGGTGGGCCAGGCATTCGGCCTGGACTATTGGCGGGAAAAGGATGGGCAGAAGGCCTATCCCGCCGAATGCTGGAAGGCGCTTTGCGATGCCGGTCTGGCGGGTGCGATGCTTCCCGAGGCCCATGGCGGGGGCGGCCTGGGAATGGTCGAGACTGCCCTGATCATTGAGGAGCTCTGCGCGGCCGGGGCAGGCGCCACCCTGTCACAGCTCTTCATGCTGAACCCGATTTTCGGAGGGGTCTCGATCTCGAAGTATGGCACCGATCGGATGAAATCAGAATGGCTACCGAAGCTATGCTCCGGCGAAATGCAATTCTGCATGGCTCTGACTGAGCCTGATGCCGGCACCAACTCGCTTGAGATCACCACCACGGCCCGGGCCGAAGGAGACGGATGGCGGGTCTCGGGGCAGAAGATATGGATCACCGCGATCGACCGCGCCGACAAGGTTCTCGTGGTGGCGCGCACCTCGGCCATCGAGGGCGGCGCCAGAAAGACACACGGAATCAGTCTTTTCCTCATTGATACCGAACGGGAGGGGCTTACTTACCAGCCGATCCCGAAGCTCGGAACGAACACGCTGTCATCATGCCAGGTGTTTTTCGACAACGTGCGTGTTGAACGAGAGGAACTGGTTGGCGAGGTGGACCAGGGCTGGAAACAGTTGCTGGACGTCCTCAATACCGAGCGCATCGTCACCACCGCCGGACTCGTCGGCGCGGGCCGCCTTGCGATAGCGCTGGGAGTCGACTACGCGAACAACCGCAACGTTTTCGGTAAGAAGCCGATCGGCAGCTATCAGTCACTGCAATTCCCCCTGGCCCAGCACTGGGCCGAACTGCACGCGGCGCGACTGCTCAATCTCAATGCGAGCTGGCTCTTCGACACAGGGGCTCCCTTCGGCTCAGAGAGCAATGCCGCCAAGCTCATTGCCAGCCAGGCCGCCTCTGCCGTGGCCGAACACGCGATGCAGATCATGGGTGGCATGGGATATTCAGTCGAAATGCATATCGAGAGGCTTTGGCGGGATGCCCGGCTCTTCAGGTTTGCGCCTGTGTCCGAACAAATGATCCTCAACTTCATTGCCACCGCGAATCTCGGCCTTCCTCGTTCCTATTGAGGTGACCCGTGCTGACACTCGCCAAAACTCTCGAATTACACGCCCGGATCAGACCAAGCGCAGATGCGTTGATCTATGGCGACGTCAGATTGACGTGGGCGATGCTCTGGGATCGCGTGACCCGGACGGCTGCCGCGCTTGCAGCCGAGGGCATCGGCGAAGGCTCGATCATCGCCCTGGCCATGAAGAATAGTTCAACATTTATTGAGCTGCTCTATGCGATCAGCCATCTCGGTGCGATCTCGCTGCCGATGAATTTCCGACTGTCCGCGGACGAGCTCGAATACATCTGCTCCCACGCAGGCGCCGACCTGGTGCTCGCCGATGAAGACTTCCGCGACAAGCTTGGCGGCATCTTGGCTCCGGTGCGCATCCTGGACAGGCAAGCGCAATCGGATTCCACCCGCATCTTCGGGAAAGCAGGCCGCCGGTTCGAGACGGCGCATCGCGCCGAGGACGATGTATTCCGCCTGATGTACACTTCCGGCACGACAGACCGGCCCAAGGGGGTCGTGCAGAGCTACGCGAACTTCCACTGGAAGTGCTATGATCACGCGATCGTCCTGGGCCTGAGCACCGCGGACCGCCTGCTGATTGTCGGTCCGCTGTACCATGTCGGCGCTTGCGACTTGCCCGGCCTGGGTGCGCACGCCTTTGGTGCGGCACTGATCATCCTGCGTGAATTTTCAAGCGAACTGGTGCTGCGCACCATCGAGACCGAGCGGATAACGGGGATCTGGCTGGCACCGGTCATGTCCGCTAGTCTTCTATCAGAACCCCATAGCTCAGACACCTCCACATTGCGCTGGTGCATCGGCGGCGGCGAGAGGACCCCCGAACACCGCATCAGGTTGTTTACGGAGACGTTTGTAAACGCACGCTACGTCGACTGTTATGGCATGACTGAGACACTTAGCGGCGATACGTTTATGGAACCGGGCAGGGAACTAGAGAAACTGGGATCGGTTGGTCGACCGGTGCCCCATCTCGAAATCCGCATTCGCGATGACGACGGAGCCGATCTTTCGCCCGGCGTCCACGGAGAGATCTGTATGCGCGGACCCAAGGTCACGTCCGGTTACTGGAAGGACCATGCCAAGACCGCCTCCGCATTCTTCGATGATGGATTCTTCCGGTCGGGCGATTTCGGCTATTGCGATGAGGACGGCTTTCTATACCTTACCGATCGCAAGAAGGACATGATCATCTCAGGCGGCGAGAATATCGCGTCGAGCGAGGTTGAGCGCGTACTTTATGGCCTCGACGGGATCCTCGAAGTCGCCGTTGTGGGACGAGAAGACGACAAATGGGGAGAAGTTCCCGTGGCCGTAGTTGTCTTGCGGCCTGGAGCTGAGCTGACCATGGCCATGATCGACAGCCATTGCCGGAAATCCCTGGCCGGTTTCAAGTGCCCAAAAGCGCTATTGATTCTCGATAATCTTCCCCGTAACCCCTCGGGCAAGATCCTCAAGCGAGTTCTTCGCGAACAGGTCGCATCACTGCAGTCGTAAGACATCCAAGAGCCCGAGACTTTGGCCCCCCGCTCAAAGTGAAGAAACCGACGCGCGCGGAGCGAGCGCTGCAGACCTATCAGGCGCTACTCGATGCGGCGGCCGAAGTGGCGGGGAAATATGGCTATGCAGCGACTTCCATCGCCAAGGTGACGGAGACAGCCGGAGTCAGTCAAGGCGCGTTCTACAACTATATCACACACCGCCAAGCGCTTTTCGAGCTGCTCTTACCATATGTCGGGCAACGGATGATCGACGAGATCGCGACAGCAATTCCCAAGGAACTATCGGGTGCGGAACGCGAGGTGGCCCGGTTCCGGGCCTATTGCCGGTTTCTCGAGCGCAATCCGGGTTTCTATCGCATACTCTACGAAGCAGAGGTCTTTGCCCCATCGACCTATCGCGAGCATATGAACAGAACAGCCCGTGGTTTCAGGCGATCCCTGGAGCGTTCGCTGGCGGCATCGAACGTGAACGACATCGCAGATGGTGAACTGGATGCTCTTGTCCACGCCCTATTGGGCGCGCGCGCATACATCGCCATGCGGTACCGCGAAGGTATGACGATTCTTGAATCTGCGATCAGGGGTTACGGTCGCCTCGTCAACCAGGGACTTTTCAGCGCCCAGGCCAAAACATAGGCCGCCGGGATGGCATTTGGACAAACACATCCCGAGAGCCACCCGATTAAGCAGGCGCATTCCCATTTCAAATGAACGATTGACGCCCTCGTCAAGCAGCACACGCCATGCGAGCGCTCAAGCTCACCGCTGCTGCCTTCCGCTGTTCGCAATGGCAGACCCCTTGGTTGCCTGACGCGCCCGGCGAATGGCCCGCAAAAGATATTATTCTCTTTGGAGAATATATATACTTCGATTTAGCCGCGCGCAATTGTTAGGCTCGTCCCACGCGTCCCTCAGGTTTCCGGCAAAAAAAAACGCCATCGCGACCGCGCCCGCCGCCTCATTGCAGTCGGCGACAACAACCGTCGCGCCGCGGCGAGCACAACGCCGCACGCAAGCCTCGCCAATGCCAGAAGCGCCGCCCGTCACAACCACGAGTTTGTTTTCGAGAATCATGGTTTTCTCCCCATCGACATTTTTGTCGCCGACCACAGCCCCATACGGGTCATTCTCCTAAAAATAACAACATTTTCTTGACAGAATAATCTTCAGAATTATGGTCGGCGGATGCGGGCGATTTGGTAGCAACGCGCTCGCACACTCTCACCCGCCCGCCCCCGACCAGGGCCGATTGTTACCTGCTCAAGACTCGGACTGCGGCAAGCACCTGCAAATCAGCTCCGGCGAGCTGCCAACGAAGGAGGAGCGAGAGTTGTTTGATCCGACGACGATCCGGGTGATCTGGATAACGCAGAGAAGGGAGTAAGCTCTTGCAGTTCCGGTCGGTCGTAGCCTCATGGAATCTGCAGTTGCGAACAATGCGTGTGGAATCCAGTAGAATGAGGCGGCGCTATGGCTTGCGCTACCTGCTTGGTTGGGATCGTTTCCAGTCACGGGGATCTCACCGTAAAGGACCCAGGCGAGAAATCCATGCTCGACTTCGCTTCTCCCACCGCGACAGCTAGCAGCCGACTATCGTGCCAGATCACGGCGTCACCAGAGCTCGATGGCTTGCTCCTGCGGATCCCAGCAGCGATTTAACGTCACGAAAAACGTGCGGCGGGCCGAACGACCGGATAGGTTTCACATTGGCAACCATCACCCGGTCCACGCAAGAGAATCCACTAATTCTCACAAGAGAATGATCATTTACATCTGCTGGTCGCTCTGGCTTGTCTCCAGGATCACGGGCACGATGTGGGAGGAATAAATGGCCCCGCTCGACGGTATTCGAGTTTTGGCGCTCGAAGTTTACTATGCTGGAAACATCGGCAGCTTGTTCCTGTCGCGGTTCGGCGCCGAAGTCATCAAGTTGGAGCCGCCGGAGACGGGCGATGTGTTCCGTTCAGTCGGGCCAGGTAAGACCAGCGACGGGAAGTTCCGCCGCGCCTCTGAACTCCGCGGCATGACCGGCAAAAAGAGTATCTCGATCAACCTGCGCAAGCCGGAAGGGCTCGAGGCGTTCTGGCGAATCCTGCCTTCCGTCGACGTCGTCTGGACCAATATGAAGCCGTCCTCTCTGCTTGGGCTCGGAATCAGCTTCGACAGTCTCAAGACGCATAATCCGAATATCATTTACTCGACGCTTTCCGGATTTGGTCATGACGACCTGATCAGTTCCGGTCCATTCGGCAATTGGGCCGCCTTCGACCTCATCGCACAAGGGCTGGCCGGACTACAGTACCGCGCCGAAGGCGAAGATGGAAAGCCGGGTTACAACGGCTTGGCGCTAGGCGATTTTGTTACCGCGATGATGCTCGTCAACGGGACGGTGATGGCGCTGCTGCGTCGCCAGCGTGAGGGCGGCGGGGCCCAGCGGGTCGATGTGGCTATGCACGACGCCATGATCAGCTTGAACGAGCTGCCGCTGACGCTGACGGATTTTACCGGAGCACCACCGCCCCGCGGACGCTCGGGCACCAGCGCGCCCTACGGGGCCTATCCCACCAAGGACGGTTTCGTAAACATCGCGGTGGGAGGCACCCCGGTGTGGCGGCGGTTCTGCGAGGCGATAGACCGGCCCGAACTTGCCGACGATCCGCGCTACAAGGATTCACCCGGCAGGGTTAAGCACTTCATCGAGCTCGAGGTGATCGTTTCGGAATGGTCGGGCAGCCGAACGAGCATGGAAGTGGCCGAATGGCTGCACAAATTCGGCGTGCCCGCCGCGCCGGTCTACGACATGCCTGAAGTCTTGAAGAGCCCGCAGGTCGTTGCGCGCAACATGTTGGTGTCGGTCAACGACCCCATTCTCGGTCCGCAGAACATCGTGGGTAATCCCATCAAAATGTCCGATATCGAGGGGGGTGATCCCGGGGTGCCGCCCGTATTGGGAGAGCACACACGCGAGGTTCTTAAGGAATTCGGCGCTTACGACGACGCTGAAATCACCGAACTTGCCCAGGCCGGCGCCATCCATTTGCCAGCACAGGGCGGTTGATCCGCCGCAGCAGGCCTCTGCGCCCAATCCATACGAGGATGACATGCAAAAATTTTCCATCAACGCAGACATTGATGACAGGTCTGTCGCCGAAGCCCGCAAATATATCGGTGTTCCTATGCGGATTCAGCAGTTCAACCATGAGGCAACAATCGATACAATTCGCCACTATTGTAACGGGATTGGTGACGACAATCCCCTTTATACAGACCCGGACTATGCGGAGAAGAGCGCTTACGGCTCGCTCATCGCCCCACCTACCTTCTTCTACAGCGTTTTTTCGGCCGGCATCACGCCAGGCTTCGAGGGTGTACAGGCGTTCTTCGGTTCCGGCCGCTTCGATATCAAACGCCTTCCCAAGCGGGGTGAGGCTATCAAAGCCGAAGCGCGCTTGAAAGATATCGTCGAGAAGGCGGGCAAGCGCGCCAAGCGGATGGCCATCCAGATTGGTGAAGT from Hyphomicrobiales bacterium includes these protein-coding regions:
- a CDS encoding 3-hydroxypropionyl-coenzyme A dehydratase codes for the protein MTDQPIILTVDGPVATVTINRPASLNALDMPTIAAMNVALDTIERDDTLRVVVFTGKGRAFVAGGDIADLNSRTGLPHYFEFAEAIHKLFRRIETFDKPTIGAINGFALGGGTELILALDIRILSEDAKLGLPEIKLGLFPGAGGSQRIIRQLPLCRAKEIMFAGDMLTPQEAVAIGLANRVVPAEDLAAVVAELAGKIAEKSPLVLKLLKRTISDGGDMPLAAALRHEQAMIGLVLDSADAHTGCTAFLEKRPPRFEGR
- a CDS encoding Dihydrolipoamide acetyltransferase component of pyruvate dehydrogenase complex, giving the protein MSELVMPKLGLTMTEGLLSEWRLSPGESYVPGQVLYSIETEKVATEIEAETSGTLEQILVTAGETVPVGTPVARIITPGEAAPPRTQADVAKGQPDLERPKGPSLDSEVVEGTHRNEPLTKADVLRVIATPLARRIAAAKGIDLQLIQGSGARGRIKAADVEAISHEPAPQPDRRHDTPRHAATREILPDATRLATARRVTAAKRDIPHFYLTLEAEVSALSDLRERLNAEAGRSRISVTHMLVKALGLALAEMPQVNRIWSNDKIVAFTTESIGVVVETPDGLRIPVLRDVGDAPLDRIASLTSGVADRARNGRLGVADVGDSVISISNVGMHGATSLTAIINPPNALILGVGAERQLFRPNANGQPHLCRELSLTLSCDHRVIDGADAARFLSHLVGVIEQPIRLLRPPRRPQ
- a CDS encoding hypothetical protein (Evidence 5 : Unknown function), which gives rise to MGLGKHRTRQTGIAKRLPAFGGIGLLPILFPPIVQAECLAHPAGRLHDHFLFVAESKIHLYSILLGAAGRTQEPDWLLDHSHEMRKEAGCVSPIDHAVIAGECQAELPA
- a CDS encoding Acyl-CoA dehydrogenase, with product MDFALSDEQKMIVETARRVGQAFGLDYWREKDGQKAYPAECWKALCDAGLAGAMLPEAHGGGGLGMVETALIIEELCAAGAGATLSQLFMLNPIFGGVSISKYGTDRMKSEWLPKLCSGEMQFCMALTEPDAGTNSLEITTTARAEGDGWRVSGQKIWITAIDRADKVLVVARTSAIEGGARKTHGISLFLIDTEREGLTYQPIPKLGTNTLSSCQVFFDNVRVEREELVGEVDQGWKQLLDVLNTERIVTTAGLVGAGRLAIALGVDYANNRNVFGKKPIGSYQSLQFPLAQHWAELHAARLLNLNASWLFDTGAPFGSESNAAKLIASQAASAVAEHAMQIMGGMGYSVEMHIERLWRDARLFRFAPVSEQMILNFIATANLGLPRSY
- a CDS encoding Acyl-CoA synthetase — its product is MLTLAKTLELHARIRPSADALIYGDVRLTWAMLWDRVTRTAAALAAEGIGEGSIIALAMKNSSTFIELLYAISHLGAISLPMNFRLSADELEYICSHAGADLVLADEDFRDKLGGILAPVRILDRQAQSDSTRIFGKAGRRFETAHRAEDDVFRLMYTSGTTDRPKGVVQSYANFHWKCYDHAIVLGLSTADRLLIVGPLYHVGACDLPGLGAHAFGAALIILREFSSELVLRTIETERITGIWLAPVMSASLLSEPHSSDTSTLRWCIGGGERTPEHRIRLFTETFVNARYVDCYGMTETLSGDTFMEPGRELEKLGSVGRPVPHLEIRIRDDDGADLSPGVHGEICMRGPKVTSGYWKDHAKTASAFFDDGFFRSGDFGYCDEDGFLYLTDRKKDMIISGGENIASSEVERVLYGLDGILEVAVVGREDDKWGEVPVAVVVLRPGAELTMAMIDSHCRKSLAGFKCPKALLILDNLPRNPSGKILKRVLREQVASLQS
- a CDS encoding Transcriptional regulator, TetR family codes for the protein MKKPTRAERALQTYQALLDAAAEVAGKYGYAATSIAKVTETAGVSQGAFYNYITHRQALFELLLPYVGQRMIDEIATAIPKELSGAEREVARFRAYCRFLERNPGFYRILYEAEVFAPSTYREHMNRTARGFRRSLERSLAASNVNDIADGELDALVHALLGARAYIAMRYREGMTILESAIRGYGRLVNQGLFSAQAKT
- a CDS encoding hypothetical protein (Evidence 5 : Unknown function), producing the protein MILENKLVVVTGGASGIGEACVRRCARRGATVVVADCNEAAGAVAMAFFFAGNLRDAWDEPNNCARLNRSIYILQRE